A window from Moritella yayanosii encodes these proteins:
- a CDS encoding wax ester/triacylglycerol synthase family O-acyltransferase, which translates to MEALTLVDMGFLYTETVTSPKHIAGLQIFSIPENYPGNFSRDLFDNLMSQQEVKNPFNQKLKKQITGQYFWQDDNNIDLSYHVRFAMLPQPGNQNQLLSFVEHQHETLLDRNRPLWEMTLIDGLEDNKFAIYVKVHHAFTDGAKANQLLMAYLSENAESAMTAFWAVERPQKQHTAKSTLSILADTSKILTGHIKSIPSLTKLTTKLLLQAANMYKADMPTPFMAPKTPFSVSPKRARRAAMSSLPLARVKTLGRLTGATINDVIVTVCDMAIHNYLEAHDVILKKPLVAQMPMSLRDASDQLSNNQVAISLVELAYAGERPLERLMTVKESCQKLKTEAKLLTKEALTNYTLVSQGLAAASELLNLDTILPPMGNVLISNVPGPSKALYMMGAKMKKCFPISVLPPGMSLNITLYSYNGSIHVGLIACRSALPDLTELADYIEDAFTELENEVLNSAIESVTDHINLLSSSPRNDDIRQESINIITHNINHAEQVNSQPKVNHEDSPLCETA; encoded by the coding sequence ATGGAAGCACTCACATTAGTTGATATGGGTTTTTTATACACAGAAACAGTAACAAGCCCAAAACACATTGCAGGATTACAAATTTTCTCAATACCAGAAAATTATCCTGGTAACTTCAGTCGAGACCTATTTGATAATTTAATGTCACAACAAGAGGTTAAAAATCCATTTAACCAAAAATTAAAAAAACAAATCACCGGCCAATACTTTTGGCAAGACGATAACAATATTGACCTGTCATATCACGTACGTTTTGCAATGCTGCCACAACCAGGTAATCAAAATCAGTTACTTAGCTTTGTTGAACACCAGCATGAAACATTACTTGATCGTAATCGACCATTATGGGAAATGACTCTCATCGACGGTTTAGAAGACAACAAATTTGCTATCTACGTTAAAGTTCACCACGCATTTACGGATGGGGCAAAAGCCAACCAGCTGTTGATGGCTTATTTAAGTGAAAATGCTGAATCAGCCATGACCGCATTCTGGGCTGTTGAGCGACCACAAAAACAGCACACCGCAAAAAGCACCTTATCGATACTGGCTGATACATCAAAAATCTTAACTGGTCATATTAAATCAATACCATCACTGACTAAGTTGACAACTAAATTACTGCTCCAAGCAGCAAACATGTACAAGGCCGATATGCCAACCCCATTCATGGCGCCTAAAACACCGTTTTCAGTTAGTCCAAAGCGTGCACGCCGTGCGGCAATGTCATCGTTGCCACTGGCACGGGTTAAAACACTTGGTCGTCTCACGGGTGCAACGATTAACGACGTGATTGTGACTGTTTGTGATATGGCGATCCACAACTACCTAGAAGCACATGATGTAATACTTAAGAAGCCACTTGTAGCACAAATGCCAATGAGTTTGCGGGATGCCTCAGACCAGTTATCAAACAACCAAGTTGCGATCAGTTTAGTTGAACTTGCTTATGCTGGAGAACGACCACTAGAACGTTTAATGACCGTCAAAGAATCGTGTCAAAAACTGAAAACTGAAGCAAAGTTATTAACAAAAGAAGCGTTAACGAATTATACATTAGTAAGCCAAGGACTCGCAGCGGCCAGCGAACTATTAAATTTGGATACAATATTACCACCAATGGGGAACGTACTGATATCTAACGTACCGGGTCCAAGTAAAGCCTTATACATGATGGGTGCAAAAATGAAGAAATGCTTCCCCATTTCAGTATTACCTCCAGGCATGTCGCTAAACATAACGTTATATAGCTACAACGGCTCCATTCATGTTGGCCTGATCGCTTGTCGCTCTGCATTACCTGACTTGACCGAGTTAGCGGATTACATTGAAGATGCTTTTACTGAACTTGAAAATGAAGTATTAAATAGCGCAATCGAGAGTGTTACCGACCATATAAATCTATTGTCGTCTTCACCGCGTAATGATGATATTAGACAAGAAAGCATTAATATCATCACCCATAATATTAACCATGCGGAGCAAGTTAATTCGCAACCTAAAGTTAACCATGAAGACTCACCATTATGTGAAACAGCTTAG
- a CDS encoding cytochrome b produces MLNNTKTAYGWVAILLHWIMALAILGMFGLGLYMVELTYYDAWYKGSLYLHKSIGILLFGLLLFRTLWRGININPDSADKYASKFEVTSAHLVHLGLYLLMFTLMISGYLISTADGRGIMVFEIFNVPAFPLSVANQEDIAGEIHEILAWVLVLLAGVHALAAVKHHVINKNKTLVRMLKVQTTENK; encoded by the coding sequence ATGCTAAATAATACTAAAACAGCGTATGGCTGGGTAGCCATTTTATTGCACTGGATTATGGCATTAGCCATTTTGGGCATGTTTGGCTTAGGCTTATATATGGTTGAATTAACTTATTATGATGCTTGGTATAAAGGCTCTCTCTATTTACACAAGAGCATAGGTATTTTATTGTTTGGTTTATTATTGTTTCGTACGTTATGGCGTGGGATCAATATTAATCCTGATAGCGCAGACAAGTATGCGAGTAAGTTTGAAGTAACAAGCGCGCATTTGGTTCATCTCGGTCTCTATCTGCTGATGTTTACATTAATGATATCGGGATACTTAATTTCGACTGCGGATGGACGTGGCATCATGGTGTTTGAGATATTTAACGTACCTGCGTTCCCATTGTCTGTTGCTAATCAAGAGGACATCGCGGGTGAAATACATGAAATTTTGGCATGGGTATTAGTGCTGTTAGCTGGAGTGCACGCATTAGCTGCGGTTAAACATCATGTTATCAATAAGAATAAGACACTTGTGCGTATGTTGAAAGTACAAACAACAGAAAATAAATAA
- a CDS encoding LipL32 family surface lipoprotein: MHSLVLITVANPSGSSYNSLLRQVSEVSSPTKALVRGVYRISFTSFRSAIEGSFEATIDTNVPGVNIAASLE, from the coding sequence ATACACTCATTAGTATTAATTACGGTCGCTAACCCAAGTGGTTCTTCTTATAATTCGTTATTACGTCAAGTATCTGAAGTAAGCAGTCCAACTAAAGCGCTTGTTCGTGGTGTGTACCGCATCTCATTCACTTCATTTCGCTCAGCTATTGAAGGTTCTTTTGAAGCGACTATTGATACAAACGTCCCAGGTGTTAACATCGCAGCTTCTTTAGAATAA
- a CDS encoding LysR family transcriptional regulator, whose product MTNISWDDYKIAYQVAIDGSLSQAGKSLNINHTTVLRRINQLETALEIKLFFRHQRGYKVTDAGKILLAELPELIARFSKLEYQLQNVESNISGELRISTISSYSSQLAPALKAFRDIYPAIRIKVLSTDDIVSLESGAAHVSLRAGPKPNGADLIVKELTRFKTHYYASKEYVKEFGKPSTNSSFNEHYWVLPTAEKYRIPFVRHVVDNIDQNRIVFQSNHFPDVNQAVIEGMGIGPMGEHQAKLYPSLVKIPLNSPKSEEAMWFVYHKDAKHSARVKCFYEFLHARLKRLQNNN is encoded by the coding sequence ATGACAAACATTTCTTGGGATGATTACAAAATAGCGTATCAAGTTGCCATCGATGGCAGTTTAAGCCAAGCAGGTAAATCGCTAAATATCAATCATACGACTGTACTACGACGTATTAACCAGTTGGAAACAGCCTTAGAAATTAAATTGTTTTTTCGGCACCAACGCGGTTATAAGGTGACTGATGCAGGCAAGATCCTCCTCGCAGAGTTACCAGAACTCATTGCTCGCTTCAGCAAACTTGAATATCAATTACAGAATGTGGAAAGTAATATTAGCGGTGAATTACGTATTTCCACCATCAGTTCGTATTCTTCACAGTTAGCGCCTGCACTTAAAGCATTTAGAGATATCTACCCTGCTATTCGTATCAAGGTATTATCTACAGATGATATCGTGTCATTGGAGTCTGGAGCCGCTCACGTATCACTACGTGCAGGGCCAAAACCCAACGGCGCAGATCTGATCGTTAAAGAGTTAACGCGGTTTAAAACCCATTATTATGCGTCAAAAGAATATGTAAAAGAGTTCGGAAAACCGAGTACTAACAGTAGCTTTAACGAGCATTATTGGGTGTTACCTACGGCAGAGAAATACCGGATCCCTTTTGTCCGCCATGTCGTTGATAACATAGACCAGAATAGAATTGTATTTCAGAGCAATCACTTTCCTGATGTTAACCAGGCTGTCATCGAAGGGATGGGAATCGGACCCATGGGAGAGCATCAAGCGAAGCTTTATCCGTCACTAGTAAAGATACCGTTGAACTCACCTAAATCAGAAGAAGCAATGTGGTTTGTTTATCATAAAGATGCAAAACACAGTGCCAGGGTGAAGTGTTTTTATGAATTTTTACATGCTCGATTAAAACGACTGCAGAATAATAATTAA
- a CDS encoding lipopolysaccharide biosynthesis protein: MQNTSLNRVKSAFTQGIWVTLISIAIGFSFKIWLAHWVPKDDLALFHSVVDLISLSLILMTGFRSSMVVSYSQTQNDRDIINVFRYSLMTMVLITWGVVIPYIKHQLDIDVSYYQLVGIILGMGLKVYFTNLIAMYRLYSISNKVVWLEPLANVLMFFVCYYIFNLDALVSLFMGLTLSSLAIAAYMFKKRRRDISTRPLTGVHFDPNLVNFVKKSFTASLEAGASILMIYITVLLTIRHFSVDELGDFQVVVRPVFTYLTLLFVFPIYRFVLPELAVCVRNGDHQQIKLIRQWVFKVSFAVSSLFFLVMLLFGESLVLTLFPHEYAGAIPVLLHFSFFFIFMMLNAYQLAYIKAHGHFMYSLCIRISGIITLILSFELLSRFTDNVVAIIIALCSGYLMMFILSSIVERQILKSHNIKLIHQPV, from the coding sequence ATGCAAAATACATCACTAAACCGAGTAAAAAGTGCCTTTACCCAAGGTATCTGGGTCACATTAATCAGCATTGCTATCGGTTTTAGCTTTAAGATTTGGTTAGCACACTGGGTCCCAAAAGATGACCTTGCTCTGTTCCACAGCGTCGTCGATCTAATCTCTTTGTCGTTAATATTAATGACCGGATTTCGTTCATCAATGGTGGTGAGTTATTCACAAACACAGAATGACCGCGATATCATTAACGTGTTTCGCTATAGTTTAATGACCATGGTACTTATTACTTGGGGAGTTGTGATCCCCTACATTAAGCATCAGTTAGATATTGACGTCAGTTATTACCAGTTGGTGGGCATTATCTTGGGGATGGGACTAAAAGTATATTTCACTAATCTTATTGCCATGTATCGATTATACAGTATTTCGAATAAAGTCGTTTGGTTAGAACCTCTCGCGAATGTACTCATGTTTTTTGTTTGTTATTACATATTTAACTTAGATGCCTTGGTATCACTGTTTATGGGTTTAACCCTATCATCACTTGCCATTGCCGCTTACATGTTTAAAAAACGTCGCAGAGATATTTCAACGCGCCCTTTAACTGGTGTACATTTCGATCCCAACTTAGTTAATTTTGTAAAAAAAAGCTTCACCGCATCACTTGAAGCTGGCGCGAGTATTTTAATGATATACATTACCGTACTGCTGACCATTCGACATTTTAGTGTGGACGAGTTAGGTGATTTCCAAGTTGTGGTACGTCCGGTATTTACTTATTTAACCCTGCTATTCGTGTTTCCTATCTATCGGTTTGTATTACCCGAGCTGGCGGTGTGTGTCCGAAATGGCGACCATCAACAAATCAAACTTATCCGCCAATGGGTATTTAAAGTATCTTTCGCTGTTAGCAGTCTGTTTTTCTTGGTCATGCTGTTGTTTGGTGAATCATTAGTGCTTACACTTTTCCCTCATGAATACGCTGGCGCAATTCCTGTTCTGCTGCATTTTTCATTCTTCTTTATTTTTATGATGCTGAATGCTTATCAGCTTGCTTATATTAAAGCGCATGGGCATTTTATGTATAGTTTATGTATTCGGATCAGCGGTATTATCACACTCATACTTTCATTCGAATTATTAAGCCGATTTACCGACAATGTCGTCGCCATTATTATCGCTTTATGCAGCGGTTACTTGATGATGTTTATCTTATCCAGCATCGTAGAACGACAAATTTTAAAGAGCCACAATATTAAGCTGATTCATCAGCCTGTTTAA
- a CDS encoding YceI family protein: MKKQILAVAITASSLFTAVAPNVAQAADYNIDVAGAHASVQFKIKHLGYSWLLGRFNTFDGDFSYDAKSPNASQINLIIDTASLDSNHAERDKHLKSDDFLDVKKFPKAKFRSQSIKFSDDTNGMVTGLFTLKGITKTITFPITKVGEGADPWGGHRVGFTGEASLKLTDYGITTDLGPASVYVDMTFNIEGVRL, from the coding sequence ATGAAAAAACAAATTTTAGCTGTTGCTATAACAGCAAGTTCACTGTTCACTGCTGTGGCACCCAATGTAGCTCAGGCTGCAGATTACAATATTGATGTTGCCGGTGCACATGCTTCTGTACAGTTTAAAATTAAGCATTTAGGTTACAGTTGGTTACTGGGTCGTTTTAATACGTTTGATGGAGATTTTTCGTATGATGCTAAATCGCCAAACGCGTCGCAAATCAATCTAATTATTGATACTGCAAGTTTAGATTCTAATCATGCCGAGCGTGATAAGCATTTAAAAAGTGATGATTTTTTGGACGTGAAGAAATTCCCGAAAGCAAAGTTCAGAAGTCAAAGTATCAAATTTAGTGATGATACAAATGGCATGGTTACGGGGCTATTCACCTTAAAAGGCATTACTAAGACAATCACTTTCCCTATTACAAAAGTGGGTGAAGGTGCCGATCCTTGGGGTGGCCACCGCGTTGGATTCACGGGTGAAGCAAGTTTGAAACTAACTGATTATGGCATTACGACTGATCTTGGACCTGCATCTGTGTATGTAGATATGACGTTTAATATTGAAGGTGTGCGTCTGTAA
- a CDS encoding efflux RND transporter periplasmic adaptor subunit: MRLYLLKVPLYILLLVVLCPMILYAAPDKDPPPKNSGPPPMLVEVSQITRGIVEPMVKLVGSISYTRVSRVAAEVAGIVKTIHFTAGSRVKVGQPLVTLRSDLLEARLAGVRANYRQSLLELERADKDLQRIKALYADKSISESLYDENYYRVLAQKKRVISLKAILDYQKLQIQKTQINAPFSGLIQAKLTEQGEWVDIGGQVAVVADDKDIEVEVDVPGHLLNFLYPGRQISVRSGDKDYTSLFVHFIPQGDIATRTFTVKLKLEQGKNLIAGMQALVSLPSGSKLNSLLVPRDAVIRQFGKPIVFLAVDGRAKMVTVQILGYKGLLVAIEAPEIDDFLQVITKGNERLHDGQAIRF; the protein is encoded by the coding sequence ATGCGATTGTATTTACTGAAGGTTCCATTATACATCCTGCTATTGGTCGTTCTCTGTCCAATGATTCTTTACGCAGCACCAGATAAAGATCCACCCCCGAAAAACTCAGGGCCGCCTCCTATGTTGGTGGAAGTCAGCCAAATTACCCGTGGAATAGTAGAGCCTATGGTCAAACTCGTTGGTAGTATTAGCTATACACGAGTATCACGTGTTGCTGCAGAGGTTGCTGGCATTGTTAAAACTATCCACTTCACGGCTGGTTCCCGAGTCAAAGTCGGTCAACCTTTAGTCACTCTGCGCTCTGATTTACTTGAAGCAAGACTTGCGGGTGTTCGTGCTAATTACCGGCAGTCTCTGCTTGAACTGGAGCGCGCAGATAAAGATTTACAGCGTATAAAAGCGTTATACGCCGATAAATCAATTTCCGAATCTCTGTACGATGAAAACTATTATCGTGTACTCGCGCAGAAAAAACGCGTTATATCTCTTAAGGCAATTCTCGACTATCAGAAATTACAAATACAAAAGACCCAGATAAATGCCCCTTTCAGTGGTTTGATTCAAGCAAAGTTGACAGAACAAGGGGAGTGGGTTGATATCGGTGGTCAGGTTGCCGTGGTTGCTGATGATAAAGATATCGAGGTTGAAGTCGATGTTCCCGGGCACTTGTTAAACTTTTTATATCCGGGTCGCCAAATTTCGGTTCGCAGTGGCGACAAAGACTACACCAGTTTGTTTGTTCACTTTATTCCCCAAGGAGACATAGCGACACGGACTTTCACCGTTAAGTTAAAACTTGAGCAAGGTAAAAATTTAATTGCAGGCATGCAAGCACTGGTTAGTTTACCGAGTGGTTCCAAACTTAACAGCCTGTTAGTACCGAGAGATGCAGTTATCAGACAGTTTGGTAAACCGATTGTTTTTCTTGCCGTTGATGGCAGAGCTAAGATGGTTACTGTGCAGATCTTGGGGTATAAAGGGTTGCTTGTTGCGATAGAAGCGCCTGAAATCGATGACTTCCTGCAAGTTATCACCAAAGGTAACGAGCGATTACACGACGGTCAGGCTATTCGCTTTTAA
- a CDS encoding TIGR02647 family protein — MTKKYSDTLFEEMKLLAKFPTQSQLEGIKIHNEASPSVISAAKSLFDKGLISQEDGGYLTDSGIETANNLHSVLAPLS, encoded by the coding sequence ATGACTAAAAAGTATTCTGATACACTGTTTGAAGAAATGAAATTACTGGCTAAATTCCCAACACAATCTCAATTAGAAGGTATTAAGATTCATAATGAAGCTAGCCCCTCTGTTATTAGTGCGGCGAAATCACTTTTTGATAAAGGCCTTATTTCACAAGAAGACGGTGGGTATTTAACCGATAGCGGTATTGAAACAGCAAATAACCTACACAGCGTTTTAGCACCATTGAGCTAA
- the merF gene encoding mercury resistance system transport protein MerF: MSRKMFKTGVLGGIVTAICCFTPILVIIFSAVGLAAAIKYLDLVLFPMLAMFIVLAVVGFIKLRHE; the protein is encoded by the coding sequence ATGAGTAGAAAGATGTTTAAGACTGGCGTGTTAGGCGGAATCGTCACCGCGATTTGTTGTTTTACGCCAATCCTAGTGATCATATTCAGTGCTGTGGGTTTAGCCGCTGCGATCAAATACCTTGATTTGGTGTTGTTCCCAATGCTGGCAATGTTTATCGTATTGGCAGTCGTCGGCTTCATCAAATTACGGCATGAATAA
- a CDS encoding SGNH/GDSL hydrolase family protein — MASIICFGDSITRGESDAIYGGWADRIKTRCLSRIISATVSGSGSDRISVFNMGISGETTNGLIQRFQHEFVTRLADDKQNTVLFGYGANDLAKQDGNYLVDIETYIDNISRCMEFSLEKDANVVLINVTPIAAQLDGIPNVNNRIRNDETIRRYNQALLTLSVKYSVNLIDVYTPFNDNKEAYLTADGLHPNSAGHELLYQVISSSLLS, encoded by the coding sequence ATGGCGAGCATAATTTGTTTTGGTGATAGTATTACTCGTGGCGAAAGTGACGCGATATATGGTGGTTGGGCTGATCGCATTAAAACGCGCTGCTTGAGTCGCATAATAAGTGCAACAGTTTCTGGAAGCGGATCAGATAGGATTAGTGTCTTTAATATGGGCATTAGTGGTGAAACAACAAATGGTTTAATCCAACGTTTTCAACATGAGTTTGTTACCCGTTTAGCAGACGATAAGCAAAATACAGTATTGTTTGGCTATGGCGCAAATGATCTTGCTAAGCAAGACGGTAACTACCTTGTTGATATTGAAACGTATATTGACAACATAAGTCGCTGTATGGAGTTCTCACTTGAGAAGGACGCTAATGTTGTGCTGATTAATGTCACGCCAATTGCAGCCCAGCTTGATGGCATTCCTAATGTCAATAACCGCATTCGCAATGATGAAACCATTCGTCGTTACAACCAAGCTTTGTTAACATTGTCTGTGAAGTACAGTGTGAATTTGATTGATGTTTACACGCCGTTTAATGACAATAAAGAAGCCTATTTAACGGCAGATGGATTACACCCAAACAGTGCCGGGCATGAGTTGCTATATCAAGTAATAAGCTCGTCTTTGTTATCGTAA
- a CDS encoding methyl-accepting chemotaxis protein has product MKSTKLNTAKTLHENEIDYSATLNLISTTNPQSNITYTNQHFCDVAGYTADEMYEQPHNLIRHPDMPKQAFSQLWQYISSGKSWMGLVKNSCKNGSHYWVSAFVTPITNEQGQIIEYQSVRSKPDRETVTRASALYQKMHTGKSSKASQLRFKQNTILLILTGITLLLLAAQLFIAGISPLTVAMAVTMLCCFIIIKYTQTRINQLAALAKEAYDNPLMEHVYTGKKDDFSAIELALKMRQAELRAIVGRVSETSADLLLSAEEEFSQALQIKTNLEQQNDATEQVSVAMEQMSLSVRDIAESAVQASLLTSEAQKMSTEGQQSVETTINSVHSLHQELDNSKRVINILSEDCVQIETILDVIGAIADQTNLLALNAAIEAARAGEQGRGFAVVADEVRSLAQKTQASTGEIQQMITKLQQTAGQAVESVDRGVTLSQQCNDQAAETGTRLEEINHKLNRVTDSSHQIASAVEEQAGVSDDILRNVEHIGQLSAATSKTSDDSVESTRLLVNRLEAMQRLISQFQKN; this is encoded by the coding sequence ATGAAATCAACAAAATTGAACACTGCAAAAACGTTGCATGAAAATGAAATAGATTATTCAGCCACGTTAAATCTAATATCAACAACAAATCCACAAAGTAATATAACTTACACCAATCAACACTTTTGTGATGTTGCCGGATATACAGCAGATGAAATGTATGAACAGCCGCATAATTTAATCCGGCACCCAGATATGCCCAAACAAGCTTTTTCACAGCTCTGGCAATATATCAGTTCCGGTAAAAGTTGGATGGGATTGGTAAAAAACAGCTGTAAAAATGGTAGCCATTACTGGGTTTCAGCTTTTGTTACGCCAATTACCAATGAGCAGGGGCAAATCATTGAATATCAATCAGTGCGGAGCAAACCTGATCGAGAGACGGTAACTCGGGCCTCAGCACTGTATCAAAAAATGCACACAGGTAAGTCTTCCAAAGCTTCTCAACTGCGCTTTAAACAAAACACCATATTACTCATTTTAACCGGGATCACCCTGCTGCTTTTAGCTGCACAACTGTTCATCGCGGGTATATCACCATTAACCGTCGCGATGGCCGTCACGATGTTATGTTGTTTTATCATAATTAAGTATACACAAACTCGAATTAATCAATTAGCGGCATTGGCTAAGGAAGCATATGATAACCCGTTAATGGAGCATGTCTATACGGGTAAAAAAGACGATTTCTCAGCAATCGAACTGGCACTAAAAATGCGCCAAGCAGAACTACGAGCCATTGTCGGCCGTGTTAGTGAAACGTCAGCAGATCTCTTGCTCTCAGCGGAAGAAGAATTTTCCCAAGCCCTACAGATAAAAACCAATCTAGAACAGCAGAATGATGCCACAGAACAGGTCAGTGTCGCCATGGAACAAATGTCACTCTCTGTTCGTGATATTGCAGAAAGTGCCGTGCAAGCATCTTTACTGACCTCCGAAGCACAAAAAATGTCAACTGAAGGACAACAAAGTGTCGAAACCACCATCAATTCAGTGCATTCGTTACACCAAGAATTAGATAATTCGAAACGTGTGATAAACATATTATCTGAAGATTGTGTACAAATTGAAACGATTCTGGACGTGATTGGTGCGATCGCAGATCAAACTAATTTATTGGCATTAAACGCCGCGATTGAAGCGGCACGCGCTGGTGAACAAGGTCGTGGTTTTGCTGTTGTTGCTGATGAAGTGCGATCTTTAGCCCAAAAAACGCAGGCATCAACGGGGGAGATCCAGCAGATGATCACAAAATTACAGCAAACCGCAGGTCAGGCTGTTGAATCGGTAGATCGGGGAGTAACATTATCCCAACAATGTAATGATCAAGCCGCAGAAACAGGTACACGTTTAGAGGAAATTAACCATAAGTTAAACCGAGTTACAGACAGCAGCCATCAGATCGCTTCTGCCGTTGAGGAGCAAGCAGGCGTGAGTGATGATATTTTACGTAACGTTGAGCATATTGGTCAACTCAGTGCCGCGACTTCAAAAACCAGTGATGACTCTGTTGAAAGCACTCGTCTGTTAGTTAATAGATTAGAAGCAATGCAACGCTTAATTAGTCAATTTCAAAAAAACTAA
- a CDS encoding 4'-phosphopantetheinyl transferase family protein, which produces MLSTSTDKLTLATNEIHLWSVDPKQIQQPELLHAYSQLLSAEETTKQQRFHFEKDRHSALITRAFVRDLLSRYADVSPTDWTFIKGAKDKPEIVDPPIPLRFNISHTNNLIICAVMLNDDIGCDVENIKRSSDVLSIAKYSFSASEINDLVMQPTMQKTSRFFDYWTLKESYIKAWGLGLSIPLKDFSFKLPDSQQDNVSCIDDIKLSFATHRIDNTNIWRSWLFYPNNIHRVALSIRAKSNNQNTNYKMRFFNSVPLIKITETTTFSPDVISDPN; this is translated from the coding sequence GTGCTTTCAACGTCAACAGACAAACTAACCTTAGCCACAAATGAAATTCATTTGTGGTCGGTAGATCCGAAACAAATCCAACAGCCTGAATTATTACACGCTTATAGCCAGTTGTTATCAGCAGAAGAAACAACAAAACAACAACGCTTTCATTTTGAAAAAGATCGCCATAGTGCATTAATCACCCGCGCCTTTGTCCGTGATTTATTATCTCGTTATGCTGATGTGTCACCAACTGATTGGACGTTTATCAAAGGCGCCAAGGATAAACCCGAAATTGTTGATCCACCCATTCCACTACGCTTTAACATTAGCCATACCAATAACTTGATCATTTGTGCGGTCATGCTTAATGACGATATTGGTTGCGATGTAGAAAATATCAAGCGTAGCAGTGATGTGCTGAGTATCGCTAAATACTCTTTCTCAGCAAGTGAAATAAATGATTTAGTCATGCAGCCTACAATGCAGAAAACGAGTCGTTTTTTTGATTACTGGACGTTAAAAGAATCTTATATCAAAGCATGGGGATTAGGTTTGTCGATCCCGTTGAAAGACTTTAGTTTCAAGCTGCCAGATAGCCAGCAGGACAACGTTAGCTGTATTGACGACATTAAATTAAGCTTTGCAACTCACCGCATTGATAATACCAATATCTGGCGTAGCTGGCTGTTTTATCCAAATAACATTCACCGCGTCGCACTGTCAATACGCGCAAAAAGTAATAATCAAAATACCAATTATAAAATGCGATTTTTTAATTCAGTCCCCCTCATTAAAATCACTGAAACGACTACTTTTAGTCCTGACGTAATCTCTGACCCAAATTAG